One window of Botrimarina mediterranea genomic DNA carries:
- a CDS encoding LURP-one-related/scramblase family protein yields MRYQIRQRLLTFTAHYDIANEAGEPILEAVRESWFRPQIVIRSKNGVELACLRQKLLTWRPRFDITREGLPLATVVRRMTLKPYFTVDLAEGGRLEVAGSFWEHNYQFTEGSRVIAEVSSKMWSLRDVYGVEVLEAEYDAIVLATVIAIAALNAQSKQSS; encoded by the coding sequence ATGCGTTACCAGATCCGACAGCGGCTGCTGACGTTCACCGCTCATTACGATATCGCCAACGAAGCGGGTGAGCCGATTCTCGAAGCGGTCCGCGAGTCCTGGTTTCGGCCGCAGATCGTCATCCGTTCCAAGAACGGCGTCGAGCTGGCGTGTTTGCGGCAGAAGTTGCTGACTTGGCGGCCACGGTTCGACATCACCCGGGAGGGTCTGCCGCTGGCGACCGTCGTGCGGCGGATGACGTTAAAGCCGTACTTCACGGTGGACCTGGCGGAGGGGGGGAGGCTGGAAGTGGCCGGGTCGTTCTGGGAGCACAATTACCAATTTACGGAAGGCAGTCGCGTCATCGCGGAAGTCTCGAGCAAAATGTGGTCGCTCCGCGACGTCTATGGCGTTGAGGTGCTGGAGGCCGAGTACGACGCAATCGTCCTGGCGACGGTGATCGCGATCGCGGCCCTCAACGCCCAAAGTAAGCAGTCATCCTAA
- a CDS encoding PQQ-binding-like beta-propeller repeat protein, with protein sequence MTRRLLALALVTATASAMASDWPQWLGPDRDGLTKETGILQEWPEGGPKQVWLSREAGLGYSGPAIVDGKLFILGSRDGTEQLIAFDAMTGDELWATDIGDEYENDWGNGPRNTPTVDGDRIYALGARGNLICVEIASGKEVWRVAMQDFGGSIPQWGYAESPLVDEDRVVVTPGGDQGAIVALDKATGELLWQAAELKPTAHYSSIVVGEPHGEKQYIQLLQDQLVGVDPANGKLLWTVGWPGRVAVIPTPIVDGDRVYATMGYGVGCMLVEISEDNTATKVYENKVMKNKHGGVVLLDGKLYGHSDGVGWVCQDFETGETVWRERSALEMGAIGYADGRFVCLGEDSGEVVLIEASPEGWKEHGRFKLDPQTEQRKPQGKIWVHPVIAGGKLYLRDQELLFCFDVSADK encoded by the coding sequence ATGACGCGCCGCTTGCTTGCCCTCGCTCTAGTGACTGCTACCGCCTCGGCGATGGCCTCCGACTGGCCGCAATGGCTCGGCCCCGACCGGGACGGCTTGACCAAAGAAACCGGCATCCTCCAGGAGTGGCCGGAGGGCGGCCCGAAGCAAGTCTGGCTCAGCCGCGAAGCGGGGCTCGGCTACTCGGGGCCGGCGATCGTTGACGGCAAGCTCTTTATCCTCGGCTCGCGCGACGGGACCGAGCAGCTGATCGCCTTCGACGCCATGACGGGCGACGAACTGTGGGCGACCGACATCGGCGATGAGTATGAGAACGACTGGGGCAACGGCCCGCGCAACACGCCGACCGTGGACGGCGACCGCATCTACGCCCTCGGCGCGCGAGGCAACTTAATCTGCGTCGAGATCGCCAGCGGCAAGGAAGTCTGGCGCGTGGCGATGCAGGACTTCGGCGGCAGCATCCCGCAATGGGGTTACGCCGAGTCGCCGCTGGTCGATGAGGACCGCGTCGTCGTCACCCCCGGCGGTGACCAAGGCGCCATCGTCGCGCTCGACAAGGCGACCGGCGAACTCCTCTGGCAAGCTGCCGAGCTCAAACCAACCGCCCATTATTCCTCGATCGTTGTCGGTGAACCTCATGGCGAGAAGCAGTACATCCAGTTGCTGCAGGACCAACTCGTCGGCGTCGATCCCGCCAATGGCAAGCTGCTGTGGACCGTCGGCTGGCCCGGCCGCGTCGCCGTGATCCCGACGCCGATCGTCGATGGCGACCGCGTCTACGCGACCATGGGTTACGGCGTTGGCTGCATGCTCGTTGAGATTTCCGAAGACAATACGGCGACCAAGGTCTACGAAAACAAGGTGATGAAGAACAAGCACGGGGGCGTCGTTCTCTTGGATGGCAAGCTCTACGGCCACTCCGACGGCGTCGGCTGGGTCTGCCAAGATTTCGAGACCGGCGAAACCGTCTGGCGCGAACGCAGCGCCCTTGAGATGGGCGCCATCGGTTACGCCGACGGCCGTTTTGTCTGCCTTGGCGAAGACTCCGGCGAAGTGGTGCTCATCGAGGCTTCGCCCGAAGGCTGGAAAGAGCACGGCCGCTTCAAGCTCGACCCGCAAACCGAACAGCGCAAGCCTCAAGGAAAAATCTGGGTCCACCCGGTGATCGCGGGCGGCAAGCTTTACCTGAGGGATCAGGAGCTGCTGTTCTGTTTCGATGTGTCGGCGGACAAGTAA
- the fdhA gene encoding formaldehyde dehydrogenase, glutathione-independent — translation MSDNKGVAYVKPGVVEIQSIDDPKLELDYKGKTRPCHHGVILKIVSTNICGSDQHMVRGRTTAPAGIILGHEITGEVIEVGRDVEFISKGDICSVPFNIACGRCRCCKERDTGVCLNVNPDRPGAAYGYVDMGGWIGGQARYVMVPYADWNLLKFPDRDAALAKIRDLTLLSDILPTGYHGAYTAGVTTGSTVYVAGAGPVGLACAYSCQILGAAVVIVGDMIQERLDQAKSFGCETINLAKHGNLAEQIEQILGVPEVDCAVDCVGFEARGHGDDSGAEKPATVLNSVMEVTRAAGGIGIPGLYVTGDPGGVDANAQIGMLGIRIGLGWAKSHHFTTGQCPVMKYNRGLMMSILHDKAHPAKACNVEVISLEDAPKGYMDFDKGAAKKFVIDPHGMIPAASA, via the coding sequence ATGTCGGACAACAAGGGCGTTGCTTACGTCAAGCCGGGTGTTGTTGAGATCCAGTCGATTGACGACCCGAAGCTCGAGCTCGATTACAAGGGGAAGACGCGCCCGTGCCATCACGGCGTCATTCTCAAGATCGTCTCCACCAACATCTGCGGCAGCGACCAGCACATGGTCCGCGGCCGCACCACCGCGCCGGCCGGCATTATCCTCGGCCATGAGATCACCGGCGAAGTGATCGAAGTTGGGCGCGATGTCGAGTTCATCTCGAAGGGCGACATCTGTAGCGTCCCGTTCAACATTGCATGCGGCCGCTGCCGTTGCTGCAAGGAACGCGACACGGGCGTCTGTCTCAACGTGAACCCCGACCGCCCCGGCGCCGCTTACGGCTACGTCGATATGGGCGGCTGGATCGGTGGGCAAGCTCGCTACGTCATGGTGCCGTACGCCGACTGGAACCTTCTCAAGTTCCCGGATCGTGACGCGGCGCTGGCGAAGATTCGCGACCTGACGCTGCTCTCGGACATCCTGCCGACCGGCTACCACGGCGCCTACACAGCGGGCGTGACGACGGGGAGCACGGTCTATGTCGCCGGCGCCGGCCCGGTCGGTTTGGCTTGTGCTTATAGCTGCCAGATTCTCGGCGCCGCGGTCGTGATCGTTGGCGACATGATTCAAGAGCGGCTCGACCAGGCGAAGTCGTTCGGCTGCGAGACGATCAACCTCGCCAAGCACGGCAACCTCGCCGAGCAGATCGAACAGATCCTCGGCGTGCCGGAGGTTGACTGTGCCGTGGACTGTGTCGGCTTCGAGGCCCGCGGCCACGGCGACGACTCAGGCGCCGAGAAGCCCGCCACGGTGCTCAACAGCGTGATGGAAGTCACCCGGGCGGCGGGCGGCATCGGCATCCCCGGCCTCTACGTCACGGGCGACCCCGGCGGCGTCGACGCCAACGCCCAGATCGGCATGCTCGGCATCCGCATCGGCCTCGGCTGGGCGAAGAGCCACCATTTCACCACCGGCCAGTGCCCCGTGATGAAGTACAACCGCGGCCTGATGATGTCGATCCTTCACGACAAGGCCCACCCGGCCAAGGCGTGCAACGTCGAGGTCATCTCGCTCGAAGACGCCCCGAAGGGCTACATGGACTTCGACAAGGGCGCGGCGAAGAAGTTCGTGATCGACCCCCACGGGATGATCCCGGCGGCCTCGGCGTGA